One stretch of Labrenzia sp. CE80 DNA includes these proteins:
- a CDS encoding alpha/beta hydrolase, with protein MPEVIFNGPAGRLEGRFHPAKKRNAPIALVLHLHPQFGGTMNNQIVYQMYYMFAQRGFAVLRFNFRGVGRSQGTFDHGQGELSDAAAALDWVQTVHPDARACWIAGFSFGAWIGMQLLMRRPEVEGFISVAPPANLHDFSFLAPCPSSGLIIHGEEDKVVPQKDVQTLVDKLKTQKGIVIDHQELPGANHFFENDMDDLMDRCGGYLDRRLGITPQDYLPVD; from the coding sequence ATGCCTGAGGTGATCTTTAACGGTCCCGCCGGCCGGCTCGAAGGCCGGTTCCATCCCGCAAAGAAGCGGAACGCGCCGATTGCGCTGGTTCTTCATCTGCACCCTCAGTTCGGTGGCACGATGAACAACCAGATCGTCTACCAGATGTACTACATGTTCGCACAACGCGGCTTTGCGGTTCTTCGCTTCAATTTCCGTGGTGTCGGTCGGTCTCAAGGCACGTTCGATCATGGCCAGGGCGAGCTGTCTGATGCCGCAGCCGCGCTCGACTGGGTGCAGACCGTCCATCCTGATGCACGCGCATGCTGGATCGCCGGCTTTTCTTTTGGCGCCTGGATCGGCATGCAACTTCTTATGCGCCGTCCAGAAGTGGAAGGCTTCATTTCCGTTGCTCCGCCTGCCAACCTTCATGATTTCTCCTTCCTGGCGCCCTGCCCGTCTTCTGGCCTGATCATTCATGGCGAAGAAGACAAGGTTGTGCCGCAAAAAGATGTTCAGACGCTTGTCGACAAGCTGAAGACGCAAAAGGGCATCGTGATCGATCATCAGGAACTGCCTGGCGCAAACCACTTCTTCGAAAACGATATGGATGACCTGATGGACCGTTGTGGCGGCTATCTGGATCGTCGGCTTGGGATCACGCCGCAGGATTACCTGCCTGTCGACTGA